The following DNA comes from Teredinibacter haidensis.
CTGGACATATTAACCAGAATTCAAATCAGGGCGATTACGCAGTGCCCTGCTGGGCAGACAGTGGCTGCAATTATTCCCTGGATGTCACCAAAGGTTGGTACGACGCCGGCGATCACGGTAAGTATGTGGTGAATGGCGGAATTTCCGTTTGGAAATTACTTAACATGTATGAACGCGCACTGCACATCAGTGGTAGCGCAAGTAAATTTGCCGATGGCACATTAAACATTCCGGAAAGTGGGAACGGCGTTGCCGATATTCTCGACGAAGCCCGCTGGCAAATGGAATTTTTAATGGCAATGCAAGTACCTGAAGGCGAAGGCAAAGCCGGTATGGCACACCACAAAATGCACGACGTCGGCTGGACAGGTTTACCTCTAGCGCCACACGAAGACAGTAACGAGCGCGCACTGGTACCACCCTCGGTCACCGCTACCCTTAACCTCGCCGCGACGGGTGCACAGTGTGCCCGCCTGTTCGCCGAGATAGACTCAGGCTTTGCCGAACAGTGTTTAGATTCCGCAAAACTCGCCTGGGATGCTGCACTGCAAAACCCCAACGAGACCTATAGCGGTGGTTATGATCAAGGCGGTGGAGGATACGGCGACAGCGAGCCCGCAGATGAATTTTTTTGGGCCGCAGCTGAGCTGTATATCACCACGGGCGACAGCCAATACCGTTCAACGATTGATAACTACACCATCTCCGCCACCGATTGGGCCTGGCCAGATACTGAACTGCCCGGTTTAATGTCACTGGCTATCGTTCCCACTAGTCATACCGCCAGCTTGAGCACCAGCGCCCGCCAAAAGCTGGTCGACATTGCCGATGGCCACGTCGCAACCATTAATAGTAACGGCTATATGGTCCCCAGCACCGATGAGGAGTATTACTGGGGTTCCAATAATATTGTTGCTAACAAGATGGCCTTAATTGGCTTGGCCTATGACTTTACCGGCGATGACATCTACGGCAAAGCCTTCTCCAAATCCATGGACTATCTGTTCGGCAACAACACCCTGTCTTTCTCGTTTATTTCGGGTCATGGTGAAGATGCACTAACAGAACCACATCACCGCTTCTGGGCGGGAACTCTGAATGGCAGCTATCCTTGGGCTCCCCCCGGTGCTTTATCCGGCGGACCAAACGATGGCCTAGAAGATGATACGGCAGCAGCAGCGCTGGCAAGTTGTGGCTCCATACCCGCAAGCTGCTTTATGGACAGTATCGATTCCTGGTCCACTAACGAGATCACCATTAATTGGAACAGTGCGCTTGCCTGGGTGCTAGCGTTTTACGATGACTATGCCGATTCAAATAGCAGCTCCAGCTCGTCTTCGAGTTCCAGTTCTAGCAGCTCGTCTTCTAGCTCCAGCAGTTCTTCTTCTAGCTCCAGTTCTAGCAGTTCTTCTTCTAGCTCCAGTTCTAGCAGCTCTTCTTCTAGCTCCAGCAGCTCATCATCGTCCAGCAGCGTCGGCGTTTGTGTCGATATGTGCAAGTGGTACCAAGACGATCCTCGCCCTCTCTGCGAGAACCAGAGCAGTGGTTGGGGTTGGGAGAATCAACAGAGCTGTATAGGTATTACAACCTGCGAAAGCCAAAGTGGTGATGGTGGTGTCGTTACCACTTGCACCGATACCAGCTCATCCAGCAGTAGTTCGTCTTCTAGCAGCTCTAGCTCGTCCAGTAGTAGCTCGTCCAGCAGTAGTTCGTCTTCTAGCAGCTCTAGCTCGTCCAGCAGTAGTTCGTCGTCTAGCAGCTCATCCAGCAGTAGTAGCTCATCGTCTAGCAGCTCTTCATCTCAGCCCCCTGGCGGAGTGGTTTGTGAAGTGACCTATATGAATCAGTGGGGAAGCGGTTACCAGATCAATGTGGATGTCACCAATAATGGTGATTCAGCTATTTCGGCTTGGACCGTTGAACTGGACTTCGGTGAAGATCCACAATCGACCAACAGCTGGAACGCCTCCCTATCCGAAACTGGCAACACCATTTCTGCCAGTAACATCGGTTGGAATGGTAACCTCAGTGCTGGCCAATCCACATCTTTCGGTATGCAGGGAAATTCCGATGGATCTCTCAACACTCCAACGTGTGTAGGCCTCTAACAAAAATCCCGACGTAAGAACCATTGAAAGCCATAAAACCCCGTAGCTCTGCTGCGGGGTTTTTCTTTATCGATCACACAACACCTGGGCCAATGTCGCACTCCCGACACAAGCATGACTAATGTCTGTGAGCTGCCGTACAACGTCTGCCCCACCCATTTAATTTTTCTAATAAAAACAACGAGTTAATACTACGGCATACAGTTTGCAAATATCCGTTTGAAACACCAAGCACCCAGAGTTACAGGCAGCAGACGTAAACGGAGACCATATATGCAACTCGAAGTTATTGGGCAGAGTAATGATGGGGGCTGCCCCTCCAGCGGATGCGGTAGTCGTGACGACCAGCTATCCCAACTGCCGCAACACATACAAGACAAAGTTCAAAATCACCCCTGTTTTTCCGAAGACGCACACCATTACTTTGCGCGTATGCATGTCGCCGTTGCACCGGCGTGTAATATTCAATGCCACTACTGTAACCGCAAGTACGACTGTTCCAACGAAAGCCGTCCGGGAGTTGTTTCCGAAGTATTGACGCCCGAGCAGGCGGTAATGAAAGTCAAAGCTGTTGCGGCCACAATCCCGCAAATGACGGTACTGGGTATCGCTGGCCCCGGCGACCCTCTGGCTAACCCAGAACGCACCTTCAGTACCTTCCGCCAGCTTAGCGCTGAAACACCCGATATTAAATTGTGCGTATCCACTAATGGCTTAGCGTTACCCGAATCGGTAGAAGAATTAGTCAAGCATAATATCGACCATGTCACCATTACAATTAACTGCGTTGACCCGAAAGTTGGCGCCAAAATTTACCCTTGGATTTTTTGGAATAACCAGCGAATCTATGGCGAAAAAGGCGCGAAAATATTAATCGAGCAACAACAAAAAGGCCTAGAAATGCTTGCTGAACGCGGCATCCTGGTAAAAGTTAACTCGGTAATGATTCCAGGAGTAAATGATCAACACCTCAAAGAAGTGAGCGACATTGTGAGATCAAAAGGTGCTTTTGTACATAATGTTATGCCCTTAATTGCCGAAGCAAAACACGGTACGTTCTACGGAATCATGGGGCAGCGCAGCCCCAGCGACGAAGAACTACAGGCATTACAGGACGATTGTGGCGGCGATATGAATATGATGCGGCACTGCCGCCAATGCCGCGCAGACGCCGTCGGCCTTCTGGGGGAGGACCGAGGCGAAGAATTTACCTTGGAAAAAATTGAATCCATGGAGATTGATTATGAAGCCGCAATGAAAACCCGTGCAGACATTCATAAAAACATTCTTGAAGAACTGGCCGAAAAACAGGTACAAAAAAAACGTTTATTAACCATTTTCGTTCCCTCCATATCCCCCAACATTTCAACCCGTTATCGCCCGGCGCTCATGGCAATCGCCACCGCTGGTGGTGGGATTATCAATCAACACTTTGGCCACGCGAGAGAATTTTTGGTTTACGAAGCCTCACCCAACGGCGTACGTTTTATCGGTCATCGAAATGTCGATCAATATTGTATTGGCAACGATACCTGCGGTGAAAAAGAAAGCGCATTAGATAAAGCCATTCGCTCGCTTAAGGGATGCGAAGCCGTTCTGTGCTCCAAAATCGGGTTTGAACCCTGGGAAGGATTAGAACAAGCAGGCATTAAACCCAATGGCGAACACGCGATGGAACCCATTGAAGAGGCCGTTTTGGAGGTTTACCAGGAAATGATTGAGCGAGGGGAATTAGATAAACCTAAACCTCAATTGAAGGTGGGCGCGTAACTCGCGTTTGCGAAGGAATCCCATATGGCTTTTGAAATAGTAGACCTGTGTGTCAATTGCTGGGCCTGTGTCGATGTTTGCCCAAGCTCGGCAATTTACCAGACAGAACCCCATTTTTTAATTGATGAGAAAAAGTGTACTGAATGTGACGGCGAATTTTTCCACCCCCAGTGCGCATCCATCTGCCCAATAGAATCAGCCATACTCGACGCCAACGGCGCAGCATTAAATCCTCCGGGCTCACTTACCGGAATAGCTCCGAAAATGCTGCAAGAAGCAATGCTAAAAATTCAAGCGCGTTAGGCTTTATATATAATTAAGCTGTTATTTTTTGAAAAGCCTGGGTGTACCAGGAACGCGAAACGGAAAGAGCTGTTAACCGAAATCGGCATTAAATTCCAAGCTCGCAATATTTCATTGGAGCCCTGGATCAAACATCGGCTGCTCTCTTTTTTTGTAAGCACGGAGGTTAAAGAATGGTTCAACCCCCATACTACAGCGATAGAAGAAGGCAATATCAACCCGTTATCAATAGGCGATGAAGAAGCCAGTCCCTCTATGATTCGAGACCCGTTACTTATTCGTCGACCACTCTTTGAGCTGGGGTCGGAACGTTGGTGCGGCTTTGATTGGAGAAAATTGGAAACCTACCTGCATACAAACATCGAACCAAAGCAGGTGGCGTTTAACAACGGGTGCTCTAGGCAATAGGCTTCAACCGATGCCAGACCACAAAGGCCAAAAGGTGTTATGAACACGCTAGCAAGAACTTTATTAACGGATATCTTTCCACCTAACACGGACACTTTTGTCGACATAATATCTGCTCAGCGAGCTGGAGCTTCCTGCCTGCCAAATACTTTGGGATTGGCAAGCGAACAGTATAAGACTCTAATACACCGCCACCTGCCAGGCATTGATCAATTAGGACTGGCGCGCAACGAACACGTATGGGAAAACGGTGAAATTCGTCAAGAACTTCTGGATCTCAAGCTTGAAGAGATACAAGAGTTAACGCAACTATTACTGAAGCACCGCAAACAGAAAGACATTTCGGAAGAGTGGTTAGCCTCTATCCTTTCTGCAGGCTGCATGGGGAACAGTCATTTATGGAGGGATCTTGGTTTGCCCTCCAGAGACCATCTAAAAGCCCTCATTCGAACCAATTTTCCAACTCTTGCAGATCTTAATACTCAAAATATGCGCTGGAAAAAATTTTTTTATAAACAGCTGTGTGAACAACAAGGGCACTACCTCTGCCGCTCGCCCAGCTGTGATATTTGTCCAAGTCACGAAGAATGTTTTGGCGAAGAATAATGCGTGATTGCCACTCAAAATTTATTTAAAAAACCAACATTCTAAAATAAAAACAGCCACACAGATTATCTAACGACTCATAAAAGGAGAGAACAATGGCTACTGTCTATTTCAGTTCGCCCATATTACACAAAAATGTAAAAGTCGAAGCGACGGCAGGAAAGCGCAACACTCTGCTCGGCGTAGCAAAAGAACACAATATTAAAATCCCCTGTGAATGTGAAAATGGCGAATGTGGATCCTGTCTAGTAAAAGTCACTCACTTAGACGGCAGTCGCATAAAAGGCGTTACGCTAACCGACAAAGAGCGCATTGTACTTAAGTCCATCGGCAAACTGCCCCCTAATGAAGAGGAGCGAGCACTGGTAAAAGATATCCCCCCCACCTACCGATTGGCCTGCCAGACGATTGTAACGGATGAGGATTTATTGGTGGAGTTTACGGGGGAGCCTGGGGGAGCTTAACCCAGGTAGGCGTACGTGCAGTTCCAGCTTTTCACGCGTAAGTAACAACATCTACGCATTCACTGGCGTATAGGCGTTTGCTCTTTCACTTGGCAAGCTGCGGGTTTTGTATCGAACGCAAAGGGTTTTCTTTTGATTGTGGCTTTATATGGCTGACTGACGGCCGCTCCATCGAGAGGGGAGGCCTATGCCCGGTGTTTGTAACTGTGCGGTATTGATGCCGCGTCGTGGTGCATAAGATCGAATCTAAGTTTTTGATGCGCCGAATCACACGAACAACGAGTACAGGTAAACGTGGGCTTTCGCTCTCTTTTATATGCATAAAAAAACCGCCACTTGGGCGGTTTTCTTTGTATGGCGGTGAGGGAGGGAGTCGAACCCTCGAAGACTTGCGCCTTACACACTTTCCAGGCGTGCTCCTTCGGCCACTCGGACACCTCACCGTATTTCACTCTCTTGGGACTACACCCCAGAAGGCGGCACACTCTACACAAACAAGGCATTAAAGGCAATCACCTATCTCCCACAAAATAAGTAACAGCACTGGTTTTTAGCAACAATCCACGTATTAATGCGCATTTTTTATGCCATTAAGATCGATTTTGCCGAATTTGTAGGCCATACTCTGTCATAGCGCACCAATAGACAGTTGAGGTTCTGCAAATGCAGTCATCCAGTATCTACCTTATCGCGATAGCGGAAATCGCTGCGTGCCTTCTATTAGTGTGTGTTTTTCTGGTATTTCAAAACAGATCGCTAAAAGGACTGGTGTCTAAACTCCAGGCTCGGATGGAACAGCTGGTTAAAGACTTAAAAGCCGCCAGGGCCGCAGCCAAATCTCGCAAAGCTGACGATTCAAAAACGACAGACAGTCATAACGACAGCTATAAGCAGATGCTTAACAAACAGTTGGGGATGATACGCGAACATCACCAGCGATTAGATGCAAGCCAGGATATCGCTCTAGATCTCGACCCGGAAACCCCTCTCCCCCGTCGTGTTGCCGCACTTCGCTACGCCCTGCTGCAAGCGGAAAAGGAAGCCACGGCCAATAAACTTATTGACCACGCCGATTGGAAGCTCCTACAGACGCGCTATGAACAAATTTTCGATTTCCATCGAGACTATGCACCTAAGGCAGCCGAGGCGCCTGCCGCCCAGGAAACCGCCATCCACGATACCGAGCAACTGGATTCACTCCGGGAAGAGCTCACCAGCGCGAAGAAGCGCATTAGCAATCTGGAACGATTTAAGGCACTTTACTTCGATCTAGAGGCTAAGTGGGAGTCCTGTAAGGATAATGCCCGCAGCCACTATAACGAAATCACTGAGCTAGCCGCTAAGACAGACCATTCTGAAGCCATTGAGACCGCGCTGATGGCTTACCAATCCAACTATAGCGATTTGGGAGCATTAATTGAGGGTGGAATTGAGGGCTCGTCGATCCTGCAAAGCAAAGCTTCCAACGAAGATAGCAGTAGCGAAATCCGCCATTTACGGGCGGTTGCGGCAGACCAGCACAAAATCATCAACGAGCTTCAAAGGAAATTACGGACGGCCTCTTCAGCAGAAGAAAAAGAGATAATCGTAGGAGAATTGCAGGATCAGCTACAAAAGCAAATACGTTTTGTGCAGGAGTCTGAAACCTGCATACAGCTACTGGAAGATGAGCTGTCAACATCCCACAAAGAGCTAGAACAGTTGCGCGCTCGTCTAAATCAGTTACCACAACTTAAAACCGATATTGTGACCCTACGCGACCAAAACGATGATTATGAAATGCAGATTACCGCAACCAAATCAGAAAACCGCCGCCTGCAATCCAGGATGAAAGAGCTGGAATCTGCCCCTCCCGGCGATAATGATCAAGCCCGTAAATTGAAGAAGGAACTGATAGAGCTTGAATCTCGCTACGTAGAACTTGAAGAGAAGTTCCTCGACTTGAAGCTTGGCCAATAATTGTTCTACATCGTTTTAAAGCAATAGTTCGGGCTTGAGCTATTGTTGCATCCCGCACTGATGGATAAAATACCCCTCTGTTTAACACTGGCCTGCCACCGACCACCACTGGTTTGTGCGCACCAAACAAAAACACTCTAGGATAATAAATGGCCGAGCCTCAACAACAGGTCTCAGATAAACTCGCAGCAGATTTCTCTCTCAGACAAAACGATATTCGTACCCTTATCTGTTTCGCCGCAGCCGGAACCCTTATGGTCAACTGGGATTGGCCCGCGATACCGCTAATTGACGCCGCTGTCTGCATTGGCATTCTATTTTACGCGGTTGCAACCTACGTCTGGCTGAGAAAGACGCTTTACGACACCGCGCACGGACAGCTTTTTGACAAAATAATGACTGTCGACGCCTTCATTATCGGCATTGTGCTCGGCCTAACCAACTTCAGTATTCTGCCCACTTTTCTTTTTGTTACCATGATCCAGTTTAATGCCCTGATTAACGGCGGCACAAAAAAATGGATGATCGATAACCTAGCATTTGTCGGCGGTGTTGGCGTTACGTTTTTACTCCGTGACCCCCAGTGGGTTCTTTCAGATAGACTGGAAGTAAGTATTGTCAGCCTAATCGGCATTTTCACTTACTTCTGTGCTTACGCCATTTTTGTTCATACTCGCATTCGCAAGCTCGATATGCTCTCCAAAAAGCTGGTGAACGAGCAAACGCTCTACAAACTTCGAACCTACAAGCTGGCTCGCTACCTAACGCCCACCGTGTGGAGAGCGGTCAATGAAGGCCGAGAGGAAACCCTGGCTTCTGAGCGCAAACGCATCACCGTTTTTTTCTCGGACATCCGGGGCTTTAGCTCGCTCGCGGAAGAGCTGGAAGCCGAAACGCTCACGGATCTACTTAACACCTATCTGACGGAAATGGTCACCATCGCGACCAAGCACCGTGGCACTATCGATAAGTTTATGGGTGATGCGATCATGGTCATCTTTGGCGATACCCGAAGCGAGGGTTTAAAGGCCGATTGTGTGCGCTGCCTCTCCATGGCGATCGAAATGCGTAAAAAAATGAAAGAACTGCAAACGCTTTGGTACAACCAAGGAATCAAAAAGCCACTACAAATACGTATGGGTATCAACACCGGCTACTGCACTGTTGGCTCATTCGGCACCACTCAATATATGGATTACACCGTACTGGGTACCCATGTAAACCTCGCCAGCCGATTGGAGTCGGCAGCACACCCAGGAGAAATTCTAATCTCCCACGAAACCTGGTCACTGGTGAAGGATGTGATTATGTGTCGTGATAAAGGTGAGATTAAAGCCAAGGGTTTCGCTCACCCCATTAAGGTGTATCAAGTTGTAGACTTCCGTAAAGATCTGGGGCGCCACCAAAGCTATTACGAAGAAAACCGTGAAGGCTTCTCCATGCATATGGATTTGGACAAAATTAAGAACTACGACAAAGAACGGGTAATTGAAACCCTTGAAGTTGCCACAGAGCGCCTGAGGGGAAAGGTGATCAAATAAGCTCGCTACTGCCTGGGGATACGAGCAGCCGACAAGGCAGCCGGTAACTGTGACCCCAGATCTCCCGTTGCACGATAGGGGTTAATATCCAGCCCACCGCGACGGGTGTAGCGTGCGTACACAGCTAATGATTCAAACTTCCCTGCCGCCATAAGATCACAAAAAATTTTCTCTACACAGTTTTCGTGGAAATCCTGGTGCTGCCTAAACGACACCACATACTTCAGCCAACTTTCGGGCGACAGCTCTCGGCCCGAGCATGAAATCCAAACGGTTGCCCAATCGGGTTGGCCGGTAACCGGACAGTTACTTTTTAGCAGGTGGCTATATAAAACTTGGCCTTGCACCGCCTGCGCACCAAACGTCAAAAGCTCAGGAACGGGCTGGTAGGCATCAATTTGCACATTTAGAGTATCAACACAGATCCCCGGCAGTGGCCGTTCATTTTTCTGGTACCTATCGATATCAAAAATATCCACCTGTACATCTCCCCCACAGGCGCTAGATAAATCTGACTGTAGGAGGCTTAGCACACGCTGCCGGTCGGTAAAGGTCGTTTGGTTAAACGAGTTTAAATAGTATTTAAAGGATTTAGATTCAATAATCGCGCAGCTATCCGCAGGAAAACTAAATTCCGCAATAGCCACTTCTGGCTTGCCGCCCTTTCCCAACCAGGACAACTCATACGCCGTCCATAGGTCAACGCCAACAAAAGGCATTTCTTCCCGCCCAACCAAAGACATGCGGGATTGTTGACGCGCAATGGGCTCCAGCAAACCTGGATTATATCGTGCGGAATAAGGGGCGCTCTCGCCCAGTTTTACCAAACTCATCATTCACTCACCGTTAACTTCGCAGTTTTTTCCCATATTCCAGCAGGTATAAGCTATAAGCCAACAAAATCACCAGGAAGGTAATAATCCCAAAAAAGGCACCGCCAATGCTGACATCAGACACGCCCAAAATGCCATAGCGAAACGCATTCACCATGTACAGTATGGGGTTGAGCTTAGAGACACCCTGCCAGAAATCCGATAACAAACTAATAGAATAGAAGACTCCGCCTAAGTAGGTCATAGGAGTCAAAACAAAGGTCGGAATAATAGAAATATCATCAAATGAATTGGCAAAAATGGCATTGATCATACCTGCAATAGAAAACAGGATGGCCGTTAATAAAATAACGGTAATAGTGACCAACGGGTTGTGGATCTGCAAGTCGGTAAAAAACAGGGAAATACAGGTTACAATACCACCAACTAACAAACCACGTAGCGAGCCGCCACAAACATATCCTGCAAGAATTATATAGTTCGGCGTTGGACTAACCTGTAACTCCTCAATGCTTTTGGTAAATTTCGCAGAATAGAAGGACGACACGACGTTGGAATAGGAGTTATTAATAACCGCCATCATAATCAGGCCCGGAACAACAAAAGACATATAATCAAAGCCGCCCATATCGCCAATACGCGAACCAATTAAATTGCCGAAAATCACAAAATACAAAGCCATTGTAATCACTGGCGGTATTAACGTTTGCACCCAGATGCGGGTAAAACGGCGAATTTCCTTGCGAACAATGGTCGAGAAGGCGATATATTGCTGTTGTGCGTTCATGTACTCTTACTCCCCTTTTCCGTTGTTGCTTACCAGCTCGACAAACAGTTCTTCCAAGCGGTTCACTTTATTACGCATACTGATTACATCAATATTCTGGCTCGACAATTGGGAAAACAGGTCATTCAATGAACGCCCACTTTCGACAGAAACTTCCAGAGTAGACTCGTCAGAGCGAGTCACATCGTAGTTATCGACAACCGGAGCTTTGACCATAGACTGTGCAACATCCAACACGAACGTTTCTTTGTTTAACTGTTTTAGCAGCGCTTTAACACTGGTATTTTCCACAATATCACCTTCATTAATAATGGCGACATTGCGACACAGACTTTCAGCTTCTTCCAGATAGTGGGTAGTCAGAATAATCGTTGTACCCGAGGCATTAATTTCCTTCAGAAATTCCCACATACTCCGGCGCAGCTCTATATCCACACCCGCAGTAGGCTCATCTAGAATCAGTAACTGCGGCTCATGTACCAGTGCACGAGCAATCATTAAACGGCGCTTCATACCTCCGCTTAAATGCCGCCCTTGGTCAAACCGCTTACCCCACAAACCGAGTCGGGTTAAATAGGTTTCGGCCCGCTGCTCAGCTAAAGCTGGCGGCAATCCGTAGTAGCCCGCCTGATTGGTGACAATATCCTTCACCCTCTCAAACATATTGAAATTAAATTCCTGAGGAACCAAGCCCAGATACTGCTTGGCGGTAACAAAGCTGGTATCAATGTCGTGCCCAAAAATGGAAACCTTACCGGCCGTTTTTCGAATGAGAGAACAAAGAATCCCAATGGTGGTAGACTTACCAGCCCCATTGGGGCCCAGTAGAGCAAAAAAATCTCCGCGCTCTACTTTAAGGTCTATACCTTTTAGAGCTTCGAACGATTCTCCGTAGGTTTTCTTCAAACCCTTAATATTAAGCGCCAAGTGGGCGCCACTATTTTCATTAGACATAGTCAGGTAAAGTCTCCATGAATCAACAATTAGGTGCAGAGTATCAGAATTTCCATAAGCAGCTTATAACAGCGTTGCTGAATAAGATAAAAGCTCAATCGCCTTTTGTGGAAACAGAGAATACTACGCCAGACGCGGAAGATGTGCTGTTTCTTGAACGCTTTGAAACACTGCGATGTGATCTCAATGCTTCAGAGCAGGGCTACCCCCTAGGGCAATGGGTCATTACTACCATTGTTTCACGCTACCCGCACATTACGCCCCAGGTTTCTCGCGATCTTTTCTGGTTTTTCGGCGGTGACTGCCTGCATTACCTTACCGATGAAGAAATCAAGAAATTTCAGCGCCTCGATGAAGTTTTTCACACCCAAGAC
Coding sequences within:
- a CDS encoding PA2817 family protein is translated as MNQQLGAEYQNFHKQLITALLNKIKAQSPFVETENTTPDAEDVLFLERFETLRCDLNASEQGYPLGQWVITTIVSRYPHITPQVSRDLFWFFGGDCLHYLTDEEIKKFQRLDEVFHTQDNETDNPQGYEGLRAIALGLH